In Opitutaceae bacterium TAV5, one genomic interval encodes:
- a CDS encoding ArsR family transcriptional regulator, with protein MVDIFGRAARVAGIPPSVGKIYGVLFSSALPLCLQQIADRLDLGKGSVSQGLRVLRSWGIICLAKQQHDKRRIYFEPAPEGRQLIDRILTDRLLPGLEKWNAAINTLAGYGDPSRRGSHRTDQAMIEERLQTLRTWPGQIRTPVTAAIRPRT; from the coding sequence ATGGTCGATATCTTCGGCCGTGCCGCCCGGGTTGCCGGCATTCCTCCCTCGGTCGGCAAAATTTACGGCGTACTCTTTTCATCCGCCTTGCCTCTTTGTCTGCAACAGATCGCGGACCGGCTGGATCTCGGCAAGGGTTCTGTCAGCCAGGGTCTGCGAGTCCTCCGGTCGTGGGGAATTATATGCCTGGCAAAACAACAGCACGACAAGCGGCGCATCTACTTTGAACCTGCCCCCGAGGGGCGACAGTTGATCGACCGCATTCTCACCGACCGGCTTTTGCCCGGATTGGAAAAGTGGAATGCCGCCATCAATACACTTGCCGGATATGGTGACCCTTCCCGCCGGGGAAGCCACCGGACAGATCAGGCAATGATTGAGGAACGCCTGCAAACGCTGCGGACGTGGCCGGGGCAAATCAGGACTCCCGTGACCGCGGCCATTCGTCCGCGCACTTGA
- a CDS encoding sugar transporter, with translation MYKRLVSTLGMIALATSAIAASPDEGDSYRLYPLDLLRFEVYGEPDLATELRISGNGDLNVPLAGSVHVQDLSLAQAQEKIARIYQDSEIFIRPRISLRVVEYSKKEVSVLGQVGKQGKIELPPESSAISIVEAITAAGGFTRIAKSDAVRVTRRQLGDGNETRLTINVETLLRGSGGDVFMVRPGDVIFVPERLF, from the coding sequence ATGTATAAAAGGCTGGTTTCGACCCTCGGCATGATCGCTCTTGCCACTTCGGCCATTGCGGCGTCCCCTGACGAAGGCGACTCGTATCGGCTCTACCCGCTCGATTTGTTGCGCTTCGAGGTTTACGGGGAACCCGATCTGGCCACCGAGCTTCGCATTTCCGGCAATGGTGATCTCAACGTTCCCCTTGCCGGCAGTGTCCATGTGCAGGATCTCTCGCTGGCCCAGGCGCAGGAAAAGATCGCCCGGATTTACCAGGATTCGGAAATTTTCATCCGCCCGCGGATAAGCCTGCGCGTGGTCGAATATAGCAAGAAAGAGGTCTCTGTGCTCGGTCAGGTTGGCAAGCAGGGGAAGATCGAACTCCCGCCCGAGTCCTCCGCTATTTCTATCGTCGAAGCCATCACGGCGGCCGGCGGTTTCACCCGTATTGCCAAAAGCGATGCGGTGCGTGTCACCCGGCGCCAGCTCGGCGACGGGAACGAAACCCGGCTTACCATCAACGTCGAAACTCTCCTCCGCGGTTCCGGTGGCGATGTTTTCATGGTCCGCCCGGGGGACGTCATCTTTGTCCCGGAGCGCCTGTTCTAA